One stretch of Thermus filiformis DNA includes these proteins:
- a CDS encoding FtsW/RodA/SpoVE family cell cycle protein: MDPILTLVQLALLGFSLVGVTAAEPGLFLPHLLKIGLGLLATLAFAFLIPPGPLLRHALGLHLGVMVLLGLVLLVGEGPGGVRRWLDLGPLQLQPSELAKVSLVLYLASFVGRKGTDYPIVGPFLILGFTAGLVLLEPDFATALFLFALALAVLLVIGLPWRRLFSIVLSSIILALALGGSYLERFRYVAERFTAFLGFWQGRADASGEAYQVVQAQKALLAAGPFGHGPGAGLIHLPEAHNDMVFASVVYATGWLGGGMVLLLYGLLFLRGLQVALRLRGAESVLATGLTLYLTGQAAINIGVTLGFLPVTGVPLPLLSYGGSSLLVAGAALGMLSALARRGEGRRAWS; encoded by the coding sequence TTGGACCCCATCCTGACCCTGGTCCAGCTCGCCCTTTTGGGCTTCTCCCTGGTGGGGGTGACGGCGGCGGAGCCCGGCCTCTTTCTGCCCCACCTCCTGAAGATCGGCCTGGGGCTTTTAGCCACGCTGGCCTTCGCCTTCCTCATCCCCCCGGGGCCCCTCCTGCGCCATGCCCTGGGCCTCCACCTGGGGGTCATGGTCCTGCTCGGCCTGGTCCTCCTCGTGGGCGAAGGGCCGGGCGGGGTGCGGCGGTGGCTGGACCTGGGGCCCTTGCAGCTCCAACCCTCGGAGCTCGCCAAGGTCAGCCTGGTCCTCTACCTGGCCTCCTTCGTGGGCCGAAAGGGGACGGACTATCCGATCGTAGGCCCCTTCCTCATCCTGGGGTTCACCGCCGGCCTGGTGCTTTTGGAGCCCGACTTCGCCACGGCCCTCTTCCTCTTCGCCCTGGCCCTGGCCGTCCTCCTGGTGATCGGCCTGCCTTGGAGGCGGCTCTTCTCCATCGTCCTCTCCTCCATCATTCTGGCCCTGGCCCTCGGGGGGAGCTACCTGGAAAGGTTCCGCTATGTGGCGGAGCGCTTTACGGCCTTCCTGGGCTTCTGGCAGGGCCGGGCGGACGCCTCGGGGGAGGCCTACCAGGTGGTCCAGGCCCAAAAGGCCCTTCTGGCGGCGGGGCCCTTCGGCCACGGCCCGGGGGCGGGGCTCATCCACCTGCCCGAGGCCCACAACGACATGGTCTTCGCCAGCGTGGTCTACGCCACGGGCTGGCTGGGGGGCGGGATGGTCCTCCTCCTCTACGGCCTCCTCTTCCTCCGGGGGCTCCAGGTGGCCCTGCGGCTCAGGGGCGCGGAGAGCGTCCTGGCCACGGGCCTCACCCTGTACCTCACGGGGCAGGCGGCCATCAACATCGGAGTCACCCTGGGCTTCCTCCCCGTGACCGGGGTGCCCCTGCCCCTCCTCTCCTACGGGGGAAGCTCCCTCCTGGTGGCGGGGGCGGCCCTGGGGATGCTCTCCGCCCTGGCCCGGCGGGGGGAAGGGAGGCGGGCGTGGTCGTAG
- a CDS encoding UDP-N-acetylglucosamine--N-acetylmuramyl-(pentapeptide) pyrophosphoryl-undecaprenol N-acetylglucosamine transferase, whose translation MVVVTGGGTGGHLFPALAVAQALQARGVEVVYVGSRRGLEARLLPDSGLPYFLLPAGKLDRSAFRPQEGLELLWGLGAALGLYRRLKPRLVLSTGGYAGFPIAFVAEMTGAKVLVHEQNARLGLAVRLLAKRAHGLALSLPLALPPSLARKARVVGYPVREVRYPKREARARLGLPLEGPLLLVLGGSQGSLELNTRLPPILKSLPYAVLHQVGPAFLEGMKPLEDERYRIAAFVDAPLAMSAADLLISRAGAGTLAEAAYHRLPAVLFPLSPSLDGGAQLANAQLYAKEGGAVLGAYEKLPALLEEALKGLDKLKEGMARLSPEGATARLVDWILEVA comes from the coding sequence GTGGTCGTAGTCACCGGGGGCGGGACCGGGGGGCATCTCTTCCCCGCCCTCGCGGTGGCCCAGGCCCTGCAGGCCCGGGGGGTGGAGGTGGTCTACGTGGGAAGCCGGCGGGGCCTCGAGGCCCGGCTCCTTCCGGACTCCGGCCTTCCCTACTTCCTCCTCCCTGCCGGGAAGCTGGACCGCTCCGCCTTCCGGCCCCAGGAGGGCTTGGAGCTTCTTTGGGGCCTGGGGGCGGCCTTGGGCCTCTACCGGCGGCTTAAGCCCCGCCTCGTCCTCTCCACCGGGGGGTACGCGGGCTTTCCCATCGCCTTCGTGGCGGAGATGACGGGGGCCAAGGTCCTGGTCCACGAGCAGAACGCCCGGCTGGGCCTGGCGGTCCGCCTCTTGGCGAAAAGGGCCCACGGCCTGGCCCTCTCCCTGCCCCTGGCCCTCCCCCCCTCCCTGGCCCGGAAGGCCCGGGTGGTGGGCTACCCCGTGCGGGAGGTGCGCTACCCCAAGCGGGAGGCCCGGGCCCGGCTGGGCCTGCCCCTCGAGGGCCCCCTCCTCCTGGTCCTGGGGGGAAGCCAGGGGAGCCTGGAGCTCAACACCCGCCTCCCGCCCATCCTCAAGTCCCTCCCCTACGCGGTGCTCCACCAGGTGGGGCCGGCCTTCCTGGAAGGGATGAAGCCCCTGGAAGACGAACGCTACCGCATCGCCGCCTTCGTGGACGCCCCCTTGGCCATGAGCGCCGCCGACCTCCTGATCAGCCGGGCGGGGGCGGGCACCCTGGCCGAGGCCGCCTACCACCGCCTCCCCGCCGTCCTCTTCCCCCTCTCCCCCAGCCTGGACGGGGGGGCGCAGCTGGCCAACGCCCAGCTCTACGCCAAGGAGGGCGGGGCGGTCCTGGGGGCATATGAAAAGCTACCCGCCCTTTTGGAGGAGGCCCTAAAGGGGCTGGATAAGCTTAAGGAAGGGATGGCCCGCCTCTCTCCGGAAGGGGCGACGGCCCGGCTTGTGGACTGGATCCTGGAGGTGGCATGA
- a CDS encoding UDP-N-acetylmuramoyl-tripeptide--D-alanyl-D-alanine ligase: MLRGGEWVVHDVYVREITPDWVAEATGGRLHPGGRPVRDLVWDSREAGPGALFVALPGRRTHGRLFAKEALARGAHLVLSDRPGRATVEVERPEEALIRLGARLRALFPGRVVAVGGSSGKTTTKEAIAQGLGLAAPWGNQNTAPPLARFFLRLDPRAEGAVVELGIDRVGEMDELMALAQPDLAVLTALGEEHLEAFRDLNTVIREEARLLRAPSSLVHEEAARLLPDGPYPTYGFREATFLGRDLELLPERSRFRYRSLRVEIPHPGLGAALGGLAALAVAEVLGLPLEEVAERLFHLRLPPGRMERRELGGVVFLNDAYNANPLSVRAGLLWLSQQPGRKWAVLGEMRELGPEAQRLHLEVAEEAIRLGLSPLFLGPFARAQARLGGAYAESLEEAVAWLKARVRPGDLVYLKASRAVGLERILDLWKD; encoded by the coding sequence ATGCTGAGGGGCGGTGAGTGGGTTGTGCATGATGTGTACGTTAGGGAAATAACGCCGGACTGGGTGGCCGAGGCCACGGGGGGCCGGCTCCACCCTGGGGGCAGGCCGGTCAGGGACCTGGTCTGGGACTCGAGGGAGGCGGGCCCCGGGGCCCTCTTCGTGGCCCTGCCGGGGAGGAGGACCCACGGCCGCCTCTTTGCCAAGGAAGCCCTGGCCCGGGGGGCCCACCTGGTCCTCTCGGACCGGCCGGGGAGGGCCACGGTGGAGGTGGAACGGCCCGAGGAGGCCCTGATCCGGCTCGGGGCCAGGCTGCGCGCCCTCTTCCCAGGAAGGGTGGTGGCCGTGGGGGGGAGCTCGGGCAAGACTACCACCAAGGAGGCCATCGCCCAGGGGCTGGGCCTGGCCGCCCCCTGGGGGAACCAGAACACCGCCCCGCCCCTGGCCCGCTTCTTCCTCCGGCTGGACCCCAGGGCCGAGGGGGCGGTGGTGGAGCTGGGGATTGACCGGGTGGGGGAGATGGACGAGCTCATGGCGCTCGCCCAGCCCGACCTGGCCGTCCTCACCGCCCTAGGCGAGGAGCACCTGGAGGCCTTCCGGGACCTCAACACCGTCATCCGGGAGGAGGCCCGCCTCCTGAGGGCGCCCTCAAGCCTCGTCCACGAGGAGGCGGCCCGGCTTCTTCCGGACGGCCCCTACCCCACCTACGGCTTCCGGGAGGCCACCTTTTTGGGCCGGGACCTGGAGCTTCTCCCCGAAAGGAGCCGCTTCCGCTACCGGAGCCTCCGGGTGGAGATCCCCCACCCCGGCCTGGGGGCCGCCCTGGGCGGCCTGGCCGCTTTGGCGGTGGCCGAGGTCCTGGGCCTTCCCCTGGAGGAGGTGGCCGAAAGGCTCTTTCACCTGCGCCTCCCCCCAGGGCGGATGGAACGGAGGGAGCTTGGGGGGGTGGTCTTCCTGAACGACGCCTACAACGCCAACCCCCTGTCCGTCCGGGCCGGCCTCCTGTGGCTCTCCCAGCAGCCGGGGAGGAAGTGGGCCGTCCTGGGGGAGATGCGGGAGCTTGGACCCGAGGCCCAGAGGCTCCACCTGGAGGTGGCGGAAGAGGCCATCCGGCTTGGGCTTTCCCCCCTCTTCCTGGGGCCCTTCGCCCGGGCGCAGGCCCGGCTGGGCGGGGCGTACGCGGAGAGCCTGGAGGAGGCCGTGGCCTGGCTGAAGGCCCGGGTGAGGCCGGGGGATTTGGTCTATCTGAAGGCCTCGAGGGCCGTGGGGCTGGAACGGATCCTGGACCTATGGAAGGACTGA
- a CDS encoding UDP-N-acetylmuramate dehydrogenase, which produces MRVETVLLKDYTTLGVGGPAKLWTVETPEDLKRATEAPYRILGNGSNLLVSDQGVKERVIRLGGVFQTYDLRGWVGAGALLPLLVKEAAEAGLSGLEGLLGIPAQVGGAVKMNAGTRFGEMADALEAVEVFHGGRFEVFRPEELGFGYRTSRLPEGGIVTRVRLRLKERPKEEIQRRLQEVDQARKGQPKKKSAGCAFKNPPGQSAGRLIDQLGLKGLRVGGAMVSLEHGNFIVNLGNARFEEVMALVRRIQEEVPLELEWEVWA; this is translated from the coding sequence ATGAGGGTGGAGACCGTGCTCCTGAAGGACTACACCACCTTGGGGGTAGGGGGTCCGGCGAAGCTTTGGACCGTGGAGACCCCCGAGGACCTTAAGCGGGCCACCGAGGCCCCTTACCGGATCCTCGGAAACGGGTCCAACCTCCTCGTCTCGGACCAGGGGGTGAAGGAGCGGGTCATCCGCCTGGGCGGGGTCTTCCAGACCTACGACCTGAGGGGCTGGGTGGGGGCGGGGGCCCTTCTGCCCCTCCTGGTCAAGGAGGCAGCGGAGGCGGGGCTTTCCGGCCTCGAGGGCCTCCTCGGCATCCCCGCCCAGGTGGGCGGGGCGGTGAAGATGAACGCGGGCACCCGGTTCGGGGAGATGGCGGACGCCCTGGAGGCGGTGGAGGTCTTCCACGGGGGGCGGTTTGAGGTCTTCCGGCCCGAGGAGCTGGGCTTCGGCTACCGCACCTCCCGCCTGCCCGAGGGGGGGATCGTCACCCGGGTCCGGCTCCGGCTCAAGGAAAGGCCCAAGGAGGAGATCCAGCGCCGCCTCCAGGAGGTGGACCAGGCGCGCAAGGGCCAGCCCAAGAAGAAGAGCGCGGGCTGCGCCTTCAAGAACCCCCCCGGCCAGTCCGCGGGCCGTCTGATAGACCAGCTGGGCCTGAAGGGGCTGAGGGTGGGCGGGGCGATGGTGAGCCTCGAGCACGGGAACTTCATCGTCAACCTGGGAAACGCCCGGTTTGAGGAGGTGATGGCCCTGGTACGCCGCATCCAGGAGGAGGTCCCCCTGGAGCTGGAGTGGGAGGTGTGGGCGTGA
- the murD gene encoding UDP-N-acetylmuramoyl-L-alanine--D-glutamate ligase, whose amino-acid sequence MRLVFGLGRSGLGVVRYLKRKGLKAALYDDHPRPEEVAWAEAQGFPFDPDPQPGAYTEVVAAPGVPLDHPRLKALGEAGALILGEAELVFRHSQTPLIGITGTAGKTSTTLFTAHLLRSQGLKALAGGNLDPPLAEIAEEAEVAVVELSSFQLERVHLFRPRVAVLLNLGVDHLDRHGTVEAYHRAKLNLLRNLTPEDALVYNEADPKVRRAAEATPARLYPFRPGESPKKTNLEAALKATLAYLDLLGRAPDQRALEAAFATLPEPPSRFQVFARKGKVVFIDDSIATRAEAVAAALRAAPKPVAWILGGLDKGAPLEAVRPHLEGVRVVLAIGRDGPRMARGLEGVEVVEIPEKDGRKALLRAVEEALSRLEEGSVLLAPMAASFDQFGDYRERARAFREAVFALGGEPWTPS is encoded by the coding sequence ATGAGGCTGGTCTTCGGCCTGGGACGAAGCGGCCTGGGGGTGGTGCGCTACCTCAAGCGCAAGGGACTGAAGGCCGCCCTCTACGACGACCACCCCCGGCCGGAGGAGGTGGCCTGGGCCGAGGCCCAGGGCTTCCCCTTTGACCCCGACCCCCAGCCGGGGGCCTACACCGAGGTGGTGGCCGCCCCCGGCGTCCCCCTGGACCACCCCCGGCTCAAGGCCCTGGGCGAGGCGGGGGCCTTGATCCTGGGGGAGGCGGAGCTGGTCTTCCGCCACTCCCAAACCCCCCTGATCGGTATAACGGGCACCGCGGGGAAGACCTCCACCACCCTCTTCACCGCCCACCTCCTGAGAAGCCAGGGGCTAAAGGCCCTGGCCGGGGGCAACCTGGACCCGCCCCTGGCGGAGATCGCCGAGGAGGCGGAGGTGGCGGTGGTGGAGCTTTCCAGCTTCCAGCTCGAGCGCGTCCACCTCTTCCGCCCCCGGGTGGCGGTGCTTTTGAACCTGGGAGTGGACCACCTGGACCGGCACGGCACGGTGGAGGCCTACCACCGGGCCAAGCTGAACCTTTTGAGGAACCTCACCCCCGAGGACGCCCTGGTCTACAACGAGGCCGACCCCAAGGTGCGCCGGGCGGCGGAAGCCACCCCCGCCCGGCTCTACCCCTTCCGCCCGGGGGAAAGTCCAAAAAAGACCAACCTCGAGGCCGCTTTGAAGGCCACCCTGGCCTACCTGGACCTCCTGGGCCGCGCCCCGGACCAGAGGGCCCTCGAGGCGGCCTTCGCCACCCTCCCCGAGCCCCCAAGCCGCTTCCAGGTCTTCGCCCGCAAGGGAAAGGTGGTCTTCATAGACGACTCCATCGCCACCCGGGCCGAGGCGGTGGCCGCCGCCCTTAGGGCCGCCCCCAAGCCGGTGGCCTGGATCCTGGGGGGGCTGGACAAGGGGGCCCCCCTGGAGGCGGTGAGGCCGCACCTGGAAGGGGTGCGGGTGGTCCTGGCTATCGGACGGGACGGCCCCAGGATGGCCCGCGGCCTGGAGGGGGTGGAGGTGGTGGAGATCCCGGAAAAAGACGGGAGGAAGGCCCTTTTGCGCGCGGTGGAGGAGGCCCTTTCCCGCCTCGAGGAGGGGAGCGTCCTCCTGGCCCCCATGGCCGCCTCCTTTGACCAGTTCGGGGACTACCGGGAGCGGGCCCGGGCCTTCCGGGAGGCCGTCTTCGCCCTGGGAGGTGAGCCTTGGACCCCATCCTGA
- the murC gene encoding UDP-N-acetylmuramate--L-alanine ligase, producing MKVHVMGLEGVGMSALARLLLAEGHGVTGCDLAPGSRCQALLALGAGPVHRGHDPGHLQDEDTLLLPTPIPEDHPEVQEARRRGLRVLHRMELLRDLLAQRPSLGVTGTHGKTTTTGMLASILLAAGLDPWVLLGGEVEPFGNARYGQGPRLAEVDESDPRFQEVRVDVAVVTNLEADHVSPDGRPRPNYHPSYEALMEAVLAFGRRAQALVFPASDPVLARLFRGLSAHPFGAGGEAWAEDLELLPFGSRFHLVHRGRRLGEVRLEVPGAHNVHNALAAGLAALLFGVPFPAVQAGLAQYRGARRRFERLGVYRGALLVDDYAHHPTEVRATLEAARSTGLKVKALFQPHRLGRTQSLWRAFAQSLLLAEEVLVLPVYTAGEEGDKEELARRIAQEVQSLGGKALFLRLEEARAYLEAQAGPGEVWVSLGAGDVNRILKALLGGEG from the coding sequence ATGAAGGTGCACGTGATGGGGCTGGAAGGGGTGGGGATGAGCGCCCTGGCGCGGCTTCTTTTGGCGGAAGGGCACGGGGTCACGGGGTGCGACCTGGCCCCGGGCAGCCGGTGCCAGGCCCTCCTGGCCCTGGGGGCGGGGCCCGTCCACCGGGGGCACGACCCCGGCCACCTGCAGGACGAGGACACCCTCCTCCTCCCCACCCCCATCCCCGAGGACCACCCGGAGGTCCAGGAGGCCCGAAGGCGGGGGCTTAGGGTCCTCCACCGGATGGAGCTTTTGCGGGACCTTCTGGCCCAAAGGCCCTCCCTGGGCGTGACCGGGACGCACGGGAAGACCACCACCACCGGGATGCTGGCCTCCATCCTCCTGGCCGCGGGGCTGGACCCCTGGGTCCTCCTGGGCGGGGAGGTGGAGCCCTTTGGGAACGCCCGCTACGGCCAGGGCCCCCGCCTGGCCGAGGTGGACGAGTCCGACCCCCGGTTCCAGGAGGTCCGGGTGGACGTGGCGGTGGTGACCAACCTCGAGGCCGACCACGTCTCCCCGGACGGCCGCCCCCGGCCCAACTACCACCCCTCCTACGAGGCCCTCATGGAGGCGGTCCTGGCCTTCGGAAGGCGGGCCCAGGCCCTGGTCTTCCCGGCCTCCGATCCCGTCCTTGCCCGCCTCTTCCGGGGCCTGTCCGCCCACCCCTTCGGAGCCGGGGGGGAGGCCTGGGCGGAGGACCTGGAGCTATTGCCCTTCGGTAGCCGCTTCCACCTGGTCCACCGGGGAAGGCGCCTCGGCGAGGTCCGGCTGGAGGTGCCCGGGGCCCACAACGTGCACAACGCCCTGGCCGCGGGCCTCGCCGCCCTCCTCTTCGGCGTCCCCTTCCCGGCGGTCCAGGCCGGCCTGGCCCAGTACCGGGGGGCGCGGCGGCGGTTTGAGCGCCTGGGGGTCTACCGGGGGGCGCTTTTGGTGGACGACTACGCCCACCACCCCACCGAGGTCCGGGCCACCCTGGAGGCGGCCCGGAGCACCGGCCTAAAGGTGAAGGCCCTCTTCCAGCCCCACCGCCTGGGCCGCACCCAGAGCCTCTGGCGGGCCTTCGCCCAGAGCCTCCTTTTGGCGGAGGAGGTCCTGGTCCTGCCCGTGTACACCGCCGGGGAGGAGGGGGACAAGGAGGAGCTCGCCCGGCGCATCGCCCAGGAGGTCCAAAGCCTCGGGGGGAAGGCCCTCTTCCTCCGGCTCGAGGAGGCCAGGGCCTACCTGGAGGCCCAGGCCGGCCCAGGGGAGGTCTGGGTGAGCCTGGGGGCGGGGGACGTGAACCGGATCCTGAAGGCCCTATTGGGAGGTGAGGGATGA
- a CDS encoding cell division protein FtsQ/DivIB: protein MRLVLFALLLATLYVGSLVLLPVEKIQVVGTHRLSPEEVVRTLGLAEGEAWLWVFPSRAQALLANPWVKEARLEKPRPKEVLIRVVERTPIARLANGDGLSKDGVLLPGGGEGPLVEGKGPLPVRAVIALVEAFPQARRVLYTPAGFWVEGEGWRIFAPEAALLIKWAKVNAPKGTVWIYEWGVSYSP, encoded by the coding sequence GTGAGGCTGGTCCTTTTTGCCCTCCTCCTCGCCACCCTTTACGTGGGGAGCCTCGTCCTCCTCCCCGTGGAGAAGATCCAGGTGGTGGGCACCCACCGCCTGAGCCCCGAGGAGGTGGTCCGGACCCTGGGCCTGGCGGAGGGGGAGGCCTGGCTTTGGGTCTTTCCCAGCCGGGCCCAGGCCCTCCTGGCCAACCCCTGGGTCAAGGAGGCCCGCCTGGAAAAGCCCCGGCCCAAGGAGGTCCTCATCCGGGTGGTGGAGCGCACCCCCATCGCCCGCCTGGCGAATGGGGACGGCCTCTCCAAGGACGGCGTCCTCCTCCCCGGCGGAGGAGAGGGCCCCTTGGTGGAGGGGAAGGGGCCGCTCCCCGTGCGTGCGGTCATCGCCCTGGTGGAGGCCTTCCCCCAGGCCAGGCGCGTCCTCTACACGCCGGCGGGGTTCTGGGTGGAGGGGGAGGGGTGGCGGATCTTCGCCCCCGAGGCGGCGCTTCTGATAAAGTGGGCTAAGGTGAACGCGCCGAAGGGCACGGTATGGATTTACGAATGGGGGGTGAGCTACAGCCCATGA
- a CDS encoding peptidoglycan D,D-transpeptidase FtsI family protein encodes MGAVKERTEALGVSRVHLLLLSGLAYLLLLGYGVYALVQAGPRPVLLPPPSAPLRGNLYAEDGTPLALTLEGERFYPLGESMSQLLGFGERGGLRGLEGLEKDLEGLLSQGRSVTLTLDPWVQAMAERALWEGVQKSGAEFGSLVVLAPDGRLLAVANGPAFDPTAPRKDPSRDVSWRNHAFLVPLEPGSTMKALTAAMLLEEGVASLQTPVEAPMARRVDGWTINDVVPHPPRLTLKEVLKYSSNVGISTLAEGLKKERFFAYMEKLHLTDPRPLEGVRVARPLYEPPGAWSRAAYANHTFGQGFLITPLHLAAAFNALVDGSYHRPYLFPGGGGAEPVFSPQVAQTLRQALAEIAVPQARLTGYALGGKTGTAQVVVRGRYSREVYTAWFAGFVPADRPLATVVVALYHPKGQIHGSQVAAPVFRAFASSFLAYKGVRPVYAEGR; translated from the coding sequence GTGGGGGCAGTGAAGGAAAGGACCGAGGCCCTGGGCGTAAGCCGGGTCCACCTCCTGCTCCTTTCGGGGCTGGCCTACCTCCTCCTTTTGGGCTACGGGGTCTACGCCCTGGTCCAGGCGGGGCCCAGGCCCGTCCTTCTCCCTCCGCCCTCCGCCCCCCTGCGGGGCAACCTCTACGCGGAGGACGGCACCCCCCTGGCCCTGACCCTGGAAGGGGAGCGGTTCTACCCCCTGGGGGAGAGCATGAGCCAGCTTTTGGGCTTCGGGGAACGGGGGGGGCTGCGGGGCCTCGAGGGCCTGGAGAAGGACCTGGAGGGCCTTCTGAGCCAGGGCCGCTCCGTCACCCTCACCCTGGACCCCTGGGTCCAGGCCATGGCGGAGAGGGCCCTTTGGGAAGGGGTCCAGAAGAGCGGGGCCGAGTTCGGAAGCCTGGTGGTCCTGGCTCCGGACGGCCGCCTCCTGGCGGTGGCCAACGGCCCCGCCTTTGACCCCACCGCTCCCCGGAAGGACCCCAGCCGGGACGTCTCCTGGCGCAACCACGCCTTTTTGGTGCCCCTCGAGCCCGGCTCCACCATGAAGGCCCTTACCGCCGCCATGCTCCTGGAGGAGGGGGTGGCCAGCCTCCAGACCCCCGTGGAGGCCCCCATGGCCCGGCGGGTGGACGGGTGGACCATCAACGACGTGGTCCCCCATCCGCCCCGCCTCACCCTGAAGGAGGTCCTGAAGTACTCCTCCAACGTGGGGATCAGCACCCTGGCGGAAGGCCTGAAGAAGGAGCGCTTCTTCGCCTATATGGAGAAGCTCCACCTCACCGACCCCAGGCCCCTGGAGGGGGTCCGGGTGGCCCGGCCCCTCTACGAGCCCCCCGGGGCCTGGAGCCGGGCCGCCTACGCCAACCACACCTTCGGCCAGGGCTTCCTGATCACCCCCCTGCACCTGGCCGCCGCCTTCAACGCCCTGGTGGACGGGAGCTACCACCGGCCCTACCTCTTTCCGGGGGGCGGGGGCGCCGAGCCGGTCTTCTCGCCCCAGGTGGCCCAGACCCTGCGCCAGGCCCTGGCGGAGATCGCCGTCCCCCAGGCCCGGCTTACCGGCTACGCCCTGGGGGGCAAGACGGGGACGGCCCAGGTGGTGGTCCGGGGCCGGTACTCCCGCGAGGTCTACACCGCCTGGTTCGCGGGCTTCGTCCCGGCGGACCGGCCCCTAGCCACGGTGGTGGTGGCCCTCTACCACCCCAAGGGGCAGATCCACGGGTCCCAGGTGGCGGCCCCCGTCTTCCGGGCCTTCGCCTCGAGCTTTTTGGCCTACAAGGGGGTGCGGCCCGTGTATGCTGAGGGGCGGTGA
- a CDS encoding MraY family glycosyltransferase: protein MTLALSLILSWLFVGLWTGLMKGLGLGKKVRKDGPKTHLAKEGTPSMGGVAFLLAGALAYLLAKDGLAFLWLLGLGFGLLGLLDDLGGLKGRPLRAREKLALQSLMALVFALYAVQKVAYTPYPLLDVLLIALAVVGAANAFNFTDGVDGLLASVGALILLPFHALPLAQALVGSLLGFLWHNAPRAKVFMGDVGSQALGAMVAGLYVMEKALWLLPLAALVPVLEVVSVVLQVAYFRRTGRRLFRMTPLHHHFELLGWEESKVVFRFAVVTALAVALAFGGRG from the coding sequence ATGACCCTGGCGCTGAGCCTCATCCTTTCCTGGCTTTTCGTGGGCCTTTGGACCGGGCTGATGAAGGGGCTCGGCCTGGGCAAGAAGGTGCGCAAGGACGGGCCGAAGACCCACCTGGCCAAGGAGGGAACCCCCAGCATGGGCGGGGTGGCCTTCCTCCTGGCGGGGGCCTTGGCCTACCTCCTGGCCAAAGACGGCCTGGCCTTCCTCTGGCTCTTGGGGCTCGGGTTCGGGCTTCTGGGCCTCCTGGACGACCTGGGCGGGCTCAAGGGGCGGCCCCTCCGGGCCCGGGAGAAGCTGGCCCTCCAGAGCCTGATGGCCCTGGTCTTCGCCCTCTACGCGGTGCAAAAGGTGGCCTACACCCCCTACCCCCTTTTGGACGTCCTCCTCATCGCTTTGGCGGTGGTGGGGGCGGCCAACGCCTTCAACTTCACCGACGGGGTGGACGGCCTCCTGGCCTCGGTGGGGGCCCTCATCCTCCTCCCCTTCCACGCCCTGCCCCTGGCCCAGGCCCTGGTGGGAAGCCTTTTGGGCTTCCTGTGGCACAACGCCCCCCGGGCTAAGGTCTTCATGGGGGATGTGGGTAGCCAAGCCCTGGGAGCGATGGTGGCGGGGCTTTACGTGATGGAGAAGGCCCTTTGGCTCCTGCCCCTGGCCGCCTTGGTCCCGGTTTTGGAGGTGGTGTCCGTGGTCCTGCAGGTGGCCTACTTCCGCAGGACCGGGCGGCGGCTTTTCCGCATGACCCCCCTTCACCACCACTTTGAGCTTCTGGGCTGGGAGGAGAGCAAGGTGGTCTTCCGGTTCGCGGTGGTCACCGCCTTGGCGGTGGCCCTGGCCTTCGGAGGTCGGGGATGA